A genomic window from Flavobacterium johnsoniae includes:
- a CDS encoding energy transducer TonB, with protein sequence MIRKFFFAINFLLLFSCQNNSVPAVDSAYKNSETTVPKKRIKLQKDEGKINTKDNKVYSAFELEILPKYPGGIQKLYAFIKKNYVIPEEINDDESSKGGVFATIRIEKDGSLSEIKIIRDIGYGSGKELERVLKLSPKWIPAIKDGNRVRCLYSIPYYIQ encoded by the coding sequence ATGATAAGAAAGTTTTTTTTTGCTATTAATTTTTTACTATTGTTTAGCTGTCAAAATAATAGTGTTCCGGCTGTAGATTCGGCTTATAAAAATAGCGAAACCACTGTGCCTAAAAAAAGAATAAAGTTGCAAAAGGATGAAGGTAAAATTAACACAAAAGATAATAAAGTCTACAGTGCTTTTGAGTTAGAAATTCTACCAAAATATCCTGGCGGTATTCAAAAGTTGTATGCCTTTATAAAGAAAAATTATGTTATTCCAGAAGAAATAAATGATGATGAATCTTCTAAAGGCGGTGTTTTTGCCACTATAAGAATTGAAAAAGATGGTAGTTTGTCTGAAATAAAAATTATTCGTGATATTGGTTATGGTTCAGGAAAAGAATTGGAAAGGGTTTTAAAATTATCTCCAAAATGGATTCCTGCAATAAAAGATGGAAATCGAGTGCGATGTTTGTATAGTATACCTTATTATATTCAGTAA
- a CDS encoding CDP-alcohol phosphatidyltransferase family protein, translating into MGKETLIEDDSSIAQRTFSDRKRTNILKRAEQLTIVFLLPKVPKFISPNLLTLIGTLGSGFVFLAFVLGTYVTNWYLLLGIIGLVINWLGDSLDGRLAYYRNIPRRWYGFALDIIADWIGIVLIGFGYYIYAKNGTQIVAFAFVALYGWSIIISQLRYKITNEYSIDSGFVGPTELRFIIALILILEVLFEGSITYLADLITIILFIINIIDSLKLLKLGDLKDKNQD; encoded by the coding sequence ATGGGAAAGGAAACACTGATTGAAGATGATAGTTCAATTGCACAAAGAACATTTTCTGACCGTAAGCGAACTAATATTCTAAAAAGAGCTGAACAGTTAACGATTGTATTTTTGCTGCCAAAAGTGCCTAAATTCATTTCGCCAAATTTACTCACTTTGATTGGGACATTAGGTTCGGGATTCGTTTTTTTAGCTTTTGTTTTAGGAACTTATGTAACAAATTGGTATTTGCTTTTAGGAATTATCGGTTTGGTTATAAATTGGTTAGGCGATTCTTTAGACGGAAGACTGGCTTATTATAGAAATATTCCGCGTCGTTGGTATGGTTTTGCACTCGACATTATCGCCGATTGGATTGGTATTGTACTTATTGGTTTTGGCTACTACATTTATGCTAAAAATGGTACACAAATAGTAGCCTTTGCTTTTGTTGCGCTTTATGGTTGGTCTATTATTATCAGTCAGTTGCGCTATAAAATTACAAATGAATATAGTATAGATTCTGGCTTTGTCGGTCCAACGGAACTTAGATTTATTATTGCTTTAATTTTAATTCTAGAAGTTTTATTTGAAGGATCAATAACTTATTTGGCGGACTTAATCACGATTATATTGTTTATAATCAATATCATTGATAGCTTAAAACTTTTGAAGTTGGGCGATTTGAAAGATAAAAACCAAGACTGA
- a CDS encoding GtrA family protein — translation MFKKKSILTFLQAQVAAFVGGITDYGLMIFLTEIFKLHFTFSILISGTVGAIVNFSINRFWVFKNQSGYKNRINSQLFKFALVVLGSIFFKSLGTLILQKSFQIDYRIGRLITDSFVSYGFNYPLIKYWVFKAKEKPSLIESN, via the coding sequence ATGTTCAAAAAAAAATCTATTTTGACTTTTCTACAAGCGCAAGTTGCAGCATTTGTTGGCGGTATTACCGATTATGGCTTAATGATTTTCTTGACAGAAATATTTAAACTGCATTTTACCTTTTCTATTCTAATTTCTGGAACCGTTGGAGCCATTGTCAATTTCAGTATCAATAGATTTTGGGTGTTTAAAAATCAATCTGGTTATAAGAACCGTATTAATAGTCAGCTTTTTAAATTTGCGTTGGTTGTATTAGGAAGTATTTTTTTTAAATCACTTGGTACGCTTATTCTGCAAAAATCATTTCAAATCGATTACAGAATCGGAAGATTAATCACGGATAGTTTTGTTTCTTATGGATTTAATTACCCGCTGATTAAATATTGGGTTTTTAAGGCAAAAGAAAAACCGAGCCTAATCGAATCAAATTAA
- a CDS encoding PorP/SprF family type IX secretion system membrane protein, producing MIKNIKKVFAIITLILFSGYEALAQQDPQYTQYMYNTLTVNSAYAGSLGHLTITGLYRTQWVGIEGAPDTQSFSLDTPVGKNVGLGLSIVNEEIGPSEEQYLDANFSYTIKSGETHKLSFGIKGGGRVINIDWSKGSYRDPDVQFRENINNKFLPVVGAGLYWHGERDYIGLSIPNFMTKERYTYDDISEDLVNQRIHLYLIGGIVFDLSAHTKFKPAVLVKYVAGAPIIADFSANFMFNNAFTLGASYRTSDSVSALAGIQISPMFMVGYSYDYTTTELQNYNSGTHEIVLRFELVSRKKGLKSPRFF from the coding sequence ATGATTAAAAATATAAAAAAGGTTTTCGCCATAATTACTCTGATTCTATTTTCAGGATACGAAGCCTTGGCGCAACAGGATCCGCAATATACGCAATACATGTATAATACATTGACCGTGAACTCTGCTTATGCAGGTTCATTAGGACATTTAACCATAACTGGACTTTACAGAACACAATGGGTCGGAATTGAAGGCGCTCCAGATACTCAAAGTTTTTCATTAGATACGCCTGTCGGAAAAAATGTTGGTCTTGGACTTTCTATCGTAAACGAAGAAATCGGTCCTTCTGAAGAACAATATTTAGATGCCAATTTCTCATATACCATTAAATCTGGCGAAACACATAAACTCTCTTTCGGAATAAAAGGTGGTGGACGCGTTATTAATATCGATTGGTCGAAAGGAAGTTACAGAGATCCTGATGTACAATTTCGTGAAAATATAAACAACAAATTTCTGCCTGTTGTTGGCGCAGGATTGTATTGGCACGGCGAAAGAGATTATATCGGACTTTCTATTCCGAATTTTATGACTAAAGAACGCTATACTTACGATGATATTAGTGAAGATTTAGTCAATCAGAGAATACACTTGTATCTTATTGGAGGTATTGTTTTCGATCTTTCGGCTCATACTAAATTTAAGCCTGCTGTTTTGGTCAAATATGTTGCTGGCGCTCCTATTATTGCCGATTTCTCCGCTAATTTCATGTTCAACAATGCTTTTACTTTAGGAGCTTCTTATCGTACATCAGATTCTGTAAGTGCACTTGCAGGAATTCAGATTTCACCAATGTTTATGGTCGGATATTCTTATGATTATACCACAACCGAATTACAGAATTACAATAGTGGTACGCACGAAATTGTACTTCGATTTGAACTGGTTTCTCGTAAAAAAGGACTAAAATCACCAAGATTCTTTTAA
- a CDS encoding phytanoyl-CoA dioxygenase family protein — MVSSYKTFTLTEQLTNEQISFFNEHGFIHFKKFINPETVSSIIDASKQVEQNWIENDLQKINGVPIKFGKDLDGSPIVQRFAFINQHHQALSGLLLDPRFNGLLPLAGDGARLGTEEKDGMVFNHYINGPESKFTKMGWHTDGLRDIFYGGKLNPMLNVGIHLSTLKPENGGLKIIPGTHKQSIYQMLFRKKYFLDNKADPDEVSIIPEAGDLTIHDGRLWHRVAESSVRGEESRRRVIYIPIIAGKYAPKNENSPTVFYQRFAGIVK; from the coding sequence ATGGTATCTTCATATAAAACATTTACCCTTACTGAGCAATTAACTAATGAGCAAATTTCCTTTTTTAACGAACACGGCTTCATTCATTTCAAAAAATTTATAAATCCAGAAACTGTTTCATCAATCATTGATGCATCAAAACAAGTAGAGCAAAATTGGATTGAAAACGATCTTCAAAAAATAAATGGTGTTCCTATTAAATTCGGAAAAGATTTAGATGGCTCACCTATTGTACAACGTTTTGCTTTTATCAATCAACATCATCAAGCCTTGAGCGGTCTTCTGCTTGATCCAAGATTTAATGGTTTATTGCCATTGGCAGGAGATGGCGCAAGATTAGGAACTGAAGAAAAAGACGGAATGGTTTTCAATCATTATATAAATGGACCAGAAAGTAAGTTTACTAAAATGGGCTGGCATACAGACGGATTGAGAGATATTTTTTATGGAGGAAAATTAAATCCGATGTTAAATGTGGGTATTCACTTAAGTACTTTAAAACCAGAAAACGGCGGACTTAAAATTATTCCTGGAACTCACAAACAAAGTATTTATCAAATGCTTTTCCGTAAAAAATACTTTTTAGATAATAAAGCCGATCCAGACGAAGTTTCCATTATTCCAGAAGCTGGAGATTTGACGATTCACGATGGTCGTTTGTGGCACAGAGTTGCAGAATCATCTGTTCGTGGCGAAGAAAGCAGAAGAAGGGTTATTTATATTCCGATTATAGCAGGAAAATATGCTCCTAAAAACGAGAACAGCCCAACGGTTTTCTATCAACGCTTTGCTGGTATTGTTAAATAA
- a CDS encoding OmpA family protein → MKRTITILALLVFQMIYSQTKNKTADALFDKMYYVEAAKSYEFSINNGDNSKEILQRLGDAYYFNTKMTSASKWYGKLIAEYPNEVSAEYLFRYAQSLQGIQNYELAKKWMKTFAEKKANDKRAQNFSLKNITLEDIENIKPSFILENLEINSTYSDFGPMYYKGDLVYSTTIDSSYVKTDKYGWNDQPYLNMQLGKISETQSNVTFKERFGKEITTQYHEACIAFSPDEKTIYFTRNNYNGKLKRDSKGINNLKIYSATAVENQNGKTQWTDIKELPFNSDNYSVGHPTVSKDGKKLYFVSDMPGTIGSTDIFVVDILGNNQFSEPKNLGEKINTTGREMFPYITDQALYFSSDGFLGLGGLDVFESRINEGVFDIPANLGAPLNSNRDDFGYIVNEATNKGFVCSNRKTGKGDDDIYSFERSCNQAINGYVFDAISNNRIAGAMVTLKNANGIKVAERVSQLDGKYDFNNNVDCNTSYTIEVSKENYNNNTKAVVTANSSGKTEALVGLDPALIARENGILKIKIGIIFFDLDKSDIRYDAAIELNKVVLLMTQYPTVVIKIESHTDSRANDQYNLELSDRRAKATRDYIISQGVTAERIESAIGYGETQLINDCSNGVPCTDAQHQMNRRSEFIITKM, encoded by the coding sequence ATGAAAAGAACAATTACTATACTCGCACTATTGGTTTTTCAGATGATTTACTCACAAACCAAAAACAAAACTGCCGATGCGCTTTTTGACAAAATGTATTATGTTGAAGCAGCAAAGTCTTATGAGTTCTCAATAAATAATGGTGATAATTCAAAAGAAATACTTCAAAGGCTTGGAGATGCCTATTATTTTAATACCAAAATGACAAGTGCGTCTAAATGGTATGGAAAATTAATTGCAGAATATCCAAACGAGGTTTCAGCAGAATATTTATTTCGTTATGCACAATCATTGCAGGGAATTCAGAATTATGAACTTGCCAAAAAATGGATGAAAACTTTCGCAGAAAAAAAGGCAAACGATAAAAGAGCGCAAAATTTTTCTCTTAAAAATATAACTCTTGAAGATATTGAAAATATAAAACCGTCTTTTATTCTAGAAAATTTAGAAATCAATTCGACTTATTCGGACTTTGGCCCAATGTATTACAAAGGCGATTTGGTATATTCTACCACAATTGATTCTTCTTATGTAAAAACAGACAAATACGGTTGGAACGATCAGCCTTATTTAAATATGCAGTTAGGAAAAATTAGTGAAACACAATCTAATGTGACTTTTAAAGAGCGCTTCGGAAAGGAAATCACAACGCAATATCACGAAGCTTGCATTGCTTTTTCTCCAGATGAAAAAACAATTTATTTTACGCGAAACAATTATAATGGAAAACTAAAACGCGACAGCAAAGGCATTAATAATCTCAAAATTTACTCGGCTACAGCTGTAGAAAACCAAAATGGAAAAACGCAATGGACAGACATTAAAGAACTGCCTTTTAACAGTGATAATTATTCAGTCGGACATCCTACAGTAAGCAAAGACGGCAAAAAGCTGTATTTTGTTTCTGATATGCCAGGAACAATTGGTTCTACAGATATATTTGTAGTTGATATTTTAGGAAATAATCAATTTTCTGAACCAAAAAATTTGGGCGAAAAAATAAATACAACTGGCCGTGAAATGTTCCCATATATTACCGATCAAGCACTATATTTTTCTTCTGATGGATTCTTAGGTTTAGGAGGTTTGGATGTTTTCGAAAGCAGAATAAATGAAGGTGTTTTTGATATTCCAGCTAACTTAGGCGCGCCATTAAACAGCAATCGAGATGATTTTGGTTATATCGTTAACGAAGCAACCAATAAAGGTTTTGTTTGTTCGAACAGAAAAACAGGAAAAGGAGATGATGATATTTATTCGTTTGAACGCTCTTGCAACCAAGCCATAAACGGTTATGTTTTTGATGCCATTTCAAACAACAGAATAGCTGGTGCTATGGTAACCTTAAAAAATGCCAACGGAATAAAAGTCGCAGAAAGGGTTTCTCAGCTTGACGGAAAATATGATTTTAATAATAATGTAGATTGTAATACATCTTACACAATAGAAGTCTCAAAAGAAAATTACAACAACAATACTAAAGCAGTTGTAACCGCAAACAGTTCTGGAAAAACCGAAGCACTTGTTGGTTTAGATCCTGCATTAATAGCCCGCGAAAATGGTATTCTAAAAATAAAAATCGGAATTATTTTCTTCGATCTAGATAAATCTGATATTCGTTATGATGCCGCAATAGAACTAAATAAAGTGGTTCTCCTGATGACACAATATCCAACTGTCGTGATTAAAATTGAATCGCATACAGATTCCCGAGCCAACGATCAATATAACTTAGAACTTTCCGACCGAAGAGCAAAAGCTACAAGAGATTATATTATTTCGCAAGGTGTCACAGCAGAACGCATAGAAAGTGCCATTGGTTATGGAGAAACGCAATTAATAAATGACTGTTCAAATGGTGTTCCGTGTACCGATGCACAACATCAAATGAATCGAAGAAGCGAATTTATCATTACAAAAATGTAA
- a CDS encoding NAD(P)-dependent oxidoreductase: protein MKFGIIKERKNPPDRRVVFSPDELAKLKQVYHQASVEVESSDIRIFTDAEYKNMGITVTEDISNCDVLFGVKEVPIENLIPNKAYFFFSHTIKKQPHNRKLLQAILEKNIDLYDHETIVDELDRRLIGFGRYAGMVGVYNGIRAFGIKFELFKLPKAETLSGKEDLIKHLKRITMPALKFVVTGTGKVGSGAKEILDAIKIKEITLDNYLTKTYAQAVYVQLDVLEYNRRKDGQVLDFTDFIQHPEEYESDFKRFTKVSDIYFAGHFYASNAPMILTKEMLNASDCKLKVVADISCDVNGPIACTVRSSTIAEPLYGYFPLEDKEVDFFHPAAVAVMAVDNLPCEIPKDASIGFGEQFMEHVIPAFFNGDKDGILKRAKITENGKLTERFSYLQDYVDGK, encoded by the coding sequence ATGAAGTTTGGAATTATAAAAGAAAGAAAAAATCCGCCAGATAGAAGAGTTGTATTTTCTCCTGATGAATTAGCAAAATTAAAGCAGGTTTATCATCAAGCTTCAGTTGAAGTTGAAAGTTCTGATATTAGGATTTTCACTGATGCAGAATATAAAAATATGGGAATTACAGTAACAGAAGATATTTCAAACTGTGATGTTTTGTTTGGTGTGAAAGAAGTTCCAATAGAAAATTTAATTCCAAATAAAGCCTATTTTTTCTTTTCTCATACCATTAAAAAACAGCCTCATAACAGAAAATTGCTTCAGGCTATTTTAGAGAAAAATATCGATTTATACGATCATGAAACCATTGTAGACGAATTGGATCGACGTTTAATTGGTTTTGGAAGATATGCTGGAATGGTTGGAGTTTATAACGGAATTAGAGCTTTCGGAATTAAATTCGAATTGTTTAAACTTCCAAAAGCCGAAACTCTTTCTGGAAAAGAAGATTTAATAAAGCATTTAAAGCGTATCACAATGCCAGCCTTGAAATTTGTAGTTACGGGAACAGGAAAAGTGGGGAGCGGAGCTAAAGAAATTTTAGATGCCATTAAAATAAAAGAAATCACACTTGATAATTATTTGACTAAAACTTATGCTCAAGCTGTATACGTGCAGTTGGATGTTTTAGAATATAATAGAAGAAAAGATGGTCAGGTTTTAGATTTTACGGATTTTATTCAGCATCCTGAAGAATACGAATCTGATTTTAAAAGATTTACGAAGGTTTCCGATATTTATTTTGCTGGACATTTTTATGCAAGCAATGCGCCGATGATTCTAACAAAAGAAATGCTAAATGCAAGTGATTGTAAACTTAAAGTGGTAGCCGATATTTCGTGTGATGTAAACGGACCAATTGCTTGTACAGTACGTTCTTCAACAATTGCAGAACCATTATATGGATATTTTCCTTTAGAAGATAAAGAAGTGGACTTTTTTCATCCTGCTGCTGTTGCGGTTATGGCAGTTGATAATTTGCCTTGCGAAATTCCAAAAGATGCAAGTATAGGTTTCGGAGAACAATTTATGGAACACGTAATTCCTGCTTTCTTCAACGGAGATAAAGACGGAATTTTAAAACGTGCCAAAATCACAGAAAACGGAAAATTGACAGAGAGATTTAGCTATTTGCAGGATTATGTTGATGGGAAATAG
- a CDS encoding DUF4833 domain-containing protein: protein MNKLLFKYFKKSLIVITILINIISGNLLAQSKNPSPLNFPTPKNVDNMLFYIQRDPNINTAIYAVNYSENGKIDKSNPIKSYWIRYAEKGEKKDFSYMQRKFAYGIESKTTVNNEEFELQFVSYKKLSLTLKKIDSDQKYHVFVNVNQKKIQVEKIFVRIEGGSFWLPNVKYAEITGIDASSNKTITERIVLK, encoded by the coding sequence ATGAATAAATTATTATTTAAATATTTCAAAAAATCACTAATCGTTATAACGATCTTAATAAATATAATTTCTGGAAATCTATTGGCGCAATCCAAAAATCCATCGCCATTAAATTTCCCAACGCCTAAAAATGTAGATAATATGTTGTTTTACATTCAGCGTGATCCAAATATAAACACTGCTATTTATGCTGTAAACTATTCAGAAAATGGGAAAATAGACAAAAGCAATCCCATAAAATCGTATTGGATTCGATATGCCGAGAAGGGAGAAAAAAAAGATTTTAGTTATATGCAACGCAAATTCGCATACGGAATTGAAAGTAAAACAACGGTAAATAATGAGGAGTTTGAACTTCAGTTTGTGTCATATAAAAAGTTGTCCTTAACTTTAAAAAAGATAGATTCAGATCAAAAATATCATGTCTTTGTAAATGTAAATCAGAAAAAAATACAAGTTGAAAAAATATTTGTTCGCATAGAAGGAGGTTCTTTTTGGTTACCAAATGTAAAATATGCCGAAATTACCGGAATTGACGCTTCCTCAAATAAAACAATTACGGAAAGAATAGTATTAAAATAA
- the fumC gene encoding class II fumarate hydratase codes for MKYRIEKDTMGEVQVPADKYWGAQTERSRNNFKIGPSGSMPKEIVEGFAYLKKAAAYANYDLGVLPIEKRDAIAAVCDEILEGKLDDQFPLVIWQTGSGTQSNMNVNEVIANRAQVLKGFEIGEGEQFIKANDDVNKSQSSNDTFPTGMHIAAYKMVVETTIPGIEKLHATLVKKANEFKDVVKIGRTHLMDATPLTLGQEISGYASQLAFGLKALKNTLAHLSEIALGGTAVGTGLNTPKGYDVKVAEYIAQFTNHPFVTAENKFEALAAHDAIVETHGALKQLAVSLNKIANDVRMLASGPRSGIGEIHIPENEPGSSIMPGKVNPTQCEALTMVCAQVIGNDMAIAVGGMQGHYELNVFKPVMAANFLQSAQLLGDACVSFDEHCAQGIEPNYKRIKELVDNSLMLVTALNTKIGYYKAAEIAQTAHKNGTTLKEEAIRLGYVTPEDFDAWVKPEDMV; via the coding sequence ATGAAATACAGAATAGAAAAAGACACCATGGGCGAAGTTCAAGTCCCAGCCGATAAATATTGGGGTGCGCAAACAGAACGTTCAAGAAATAACTTCAAAATCGGACCTTCGGGTTCTATGCCAAAAGAAATTGTTGAAGGTTTTGCTTATTTAAAAAAAGCTGCTGCTTATGCTAATTACGATTTAGGTGTTTTGCCTATCGAAAAAAGAGATGCTATTGCCGCTGTTTGTGATGAAATTCTTGAAGGAAAACTAGACGATCAATTCCCACTTGTAATTTGGCAAACTGGTTCTGGAACACAAAGCAACATGAATGTGAACGAAGTAATTGCAAACCGCGCACAAGTTCTTAAAGGTTTTGAAATTGGCGAAGGCGAACAATTCATCAAAGCAAATGATGACGTAAACAAATCACAATCATCAAATGATACTTTCCCGACTGGAATGCACATTGCAGCTTACAAAATGGTTGTAGAAACTACAATTCCGGGAATTGAAAAATTACATGCTACTTTAGTAAAAAAAGCCAACGAATTTAAAGATGTTGTAAAAATTGGACGTACACATTTAATGGATGCAACGCCATTAACTCTCGGTCAAGAAATTTCTGGTTACGCTTCTCAATTAGCATTCGGATTAAAAGCTTTAAAAAACACTTTAGCCCATTTATCTGAAATCGCTCTTGGCGGAACTGCCGTAGGAACTGGACTGAACACACCAAAAGGCTACGATGTAAAAGTTGCCGAATATATTGCTCAATTTACCAATCATCCGTTTGTAACAGCAGAAAACAAATTTGAAGCACTTGCAGCTCACGATGCCATTGTAGAAACACACGGAGCATTAAAACAATTAGCGGTTTCGCTAAATAAAATTGCTAACGACGTAAGAATGTTGGCTTCTGGACCACGTTCTGGAATCGGTGAAATTCACATTCCAGAAAACGAACCTGGATCTTCTATTATGCCAGGAAAAGTAAATCCGACACAATGTGAAGCTCTGACAATGGTTTGCGCTCAAGTAATCGGAAACGATATGGCAATTGCGGTTGGCGGAATGCAAGGGCATTACGAATTGAATGTTTTTAAACCTGTAATGGCAGCAAACTTTTTACAATCGGCACAATTATTAGGCGATGCTTGTGTTTCTTTTGACGAACATTGTGCGCAAGGAATTGAACCAAACTACAAACGAATCAAAGAATTAGTTGATAATTCGCTAATGCTTGTAACTGCTTTAAATACCAAAATTGGGTATTACAAAGCAGCAGAAATCGCTCAAACAGCCCACAAAAACGGAACGACTCTCAAAGAAGAAGCTATCCGTTTAGGGTACGTAACTCCAGAAGATTTTGATGCTTGGGTGAAGCCTGAAGATATGGTTTAG
- a CDS encoding SDR family NAD(P)-dependent oxidoreductase, with protein sequence MSEKTKPYALITGASKGIGKSIAYELAKQGYPLLLVARSEVELKALSDDIQVKYGINASILSIDLSINEASHKVADWVKTNNYPVGILVNNAGYGVWGNFSQSALSDQLGMMQLNMNVVVELSHLLVSILSHEKQAYILNISSTAAYQAVPTLAVYSATKAFVLSFTRALRFELAKTSISVTCFSPGPVDTGFAARAGLSALNKMAEKFNMQPDEVAKMAVKAMFNKKSEVIPGFTNIISVYANRILPKAFIEKTAAGIYKV encoded by the coding sequence ATGAGCGAAAAAACGAAACCGTATGCTTTAATAACGGGTGCCAGCAAAGGAATTGGAAAATCTATTGCTTATGAATTGGCTAAACAAGGATATCCATTATTGCTTGTTGCAAGAAGTGAAGTAGAATTAAAAGCACTATCTGATGATATTCAAGTTAAATACGGAATTAATGCTTCTATTTTATCAATTGATCTTTCTATAAATGAGGCATCGCACAAAGTTGCCGATTGGGTAAAAACGAATAATTATCCAGTTGGAATTTTAGTTAACAATGCTGGTTATGGTGTTTGGGGCAATTTTAGCCAGTCTGCTCTAAGCGATCAGCTTGGCATGATGCAACTTAACATGAATGTAGTGGTGGAACTTTCGCATTTATTAGTTTCTATACTTTCACACGAAAAGCAAGCTTATATTTTAAATATATCGAGTACAGCTGCTTATCAAGCTGTGCCTACACTAGCAGTTTATTCTGCTACAAAGGCTTTTGTTTTATCATTTACAAGGGCCTTGCGCTTCGAACTTGCAAAAACTTCAATTTCTGTAACCTGTTTTAGTCCTGGTCCGGTTGATACTGGTTTTGCTGCAAGAGCTGGTTTAAGTGCTTTAAACAAAATGGCTGAAAAGTTTAATATGCAGCCAGATGAAGTTGCAAAAATGGCGGTAAAAGCCATGTTTAACAAAAAATCTGAAGTTATTCCGGGTTTTACCAATATCATTTCGGTTTACGCTAACCGTATACTACCAAAGGCTTTCATAGAAAAAACTGCTGCTGGAATTTATAAAGTTTAA
- a CDS encoding serine hydrolase domain-containing protein, with the protein MQMIFLKKTKIPQILFSVLVLSSCGQNKKTATDTTQTVEDTLPKMKPLGAEKKISQAYINSVTGRINHFYNKNWPNNTMNGSFLVAKNGQIIFEKYNGFANKNEGTKITAETPVQIASVSKVLTATAILKLVNAGKIDLDQKVNTILKTFPYEDCTIRMLLSHRTGMRNYAYFTDRDKSIWDRHNQLTNKDILDILATKDIGLESKTGTRFSYCNTNYAMLALIIEKITGLKYKEAMSEMIFKPLGMKNTYVFDDDKDRKKIVPSYKGNGVEIGFDYLDNVYGDKNVFSTVRDLLKFDRARQSPDFLKPELLKQVYTGYSNERKGTKNYGLGIRMINWETGQNFYFHNGWWHGNTSSYITLMKEGVTIIALSNKMTRNTYAVRKLAPIFGDYPFNFKDEE; encoded by the coding sequence ATGCAAATGATTTTCCTTAAAAAAACAAAGATACCACAAATACTTTTCTCAGTATTAGTTTTAAGCTCATGTGGTCAAAACAAAAAAACAGCTACAGATACAACTCAAACAGTCGAAGATACATTACCTAAAATGAAGCCTTTAGGCGCAGAAAAGAAAATTTCTCAGGCCTATATAAATTCGGTTACTGGCAGAATAAATCACTTTTACAATAAAAACTGGCCTAATAACACCATGAATGGAAGCTTTCTAGTAGCCAAAAATGGTCAGATAATTTTTGAAAAATACAACGGATTTGCCAATAAAAATGAAGGAACAAAAATAACGGCAGAAACTCCAGTCCAAATCGCTTCTGTAAGTAAAGTTTTAACTGCAACTGCGATTTTAAAATTGGTAAATGCAGGTAAAATTGATCTAGATCAAAAAGTAAATACGATACTAAAAACTTTTCCTTACGAAGATTGCACGATTAGAATGTTATTGAGCCACCGCACTGGAATGCGTAATTATGCTTATTTTACAGATCGCGACAAATCAATTTGGGATCGTCATAATCAATTGACTAACAAAGACATTCTTGATATTCTGGCGACAAAAGATATTGGTTTAGAATCTAAAACTGGAACACGTTTTAGCTATTGCAATACCAATTATGCAATGCTTGCTCTTATAATCGAAAAAATTACGGGTTTGAAATATAAAGAAGCAATGTCTGAAATGATTTTCAAGCCTTTAGGAATGAAAAACACCTATGTTTTTGATGATGATAAAGACAGAAAAAAGATTGTTCCTTCTTATAAAGGAAATGGTGTAGAAATCGGATTTGATTATTTAGATAATGTTTACGGGGATAAAAATGTTTTTTCAACTGTTCGTGATCTTTTAAAATTTGATCGTGCAAGACAATCACCAGATTTTTTAAAACCTGAATTGCTAAAACAAGTTTATACGGGTTACAGTAACGAACGTAAAGGAACTAAAAATTATGGTCTCGGAATTAGAATGATCAACTGGGAAACGGGACAAAATTTCTATTTTCATAACGGTTGGTGGCACGGAAATACCTCATCTTACATAACTTTAATGAAAGAAGGCGTTACGATTATTGCCCTTTCTAATAAGATGACAAGAAATACGTATGCTGTCCGCAAATTGGCGCCAATCTTTGGAGATTACCCATTTAATTTTAAAGACGAAGAATAA